Proteins from a genomic interval of Desulfovibrio piger:
- a CDS encoding acetamidase/formamidase family protein, which yields MQYFDKVVYTFSADNEPTGTIDSGEIVIFRTQDCFSNQMHSESQLVTSCDYSKMNPATGPLFVRDAQPGDVIKVELLDVQCDTIGTTTLPKIGPLWDKCETRTKRIPIENGKAVFNDVTFPINPMIGVIGVAPEKGKSVPCGYPGSHGGNLDCKLMVKGNTAYFPVRVEGGLVQMGDMHAVMGDSELCGTGLEINGTVIARVSVIKNCPLEWPVLETADTWYTMASAAGYEEALRHASVQMQGLVAAATGWDATDAYLYMSLRGDLEVCQACKPCEVDLIVRLGVPKADMKRPLVG from the coding sequence ATGCAGTACTTTGACAAGGTCGTTTATACCTTCAGTGCCGACAACGAACCCACCGGCACCATCGATTCCGGCGAGATCGTCATCTTCCGCACCCAGGACTGCTTCAGCAACCAGATGCATTCCGAAAGCCAGCTGGTGACCAGCTGCGACTACAGCAAGATGAACCCCGCCACCGGCCCGCTGTTCGTGCGCGACGCCCAGCCCGGCGACGTCATCAAGGTGGAACTGCTGGACGTGCAGTGCGACACCATCGGTACCACCACCCTGCCCAAGATCGGCCCCCTCTGGGACAAGTGCGAGACCCGCACCAAGCGCATCCCCATCGAAAACGGCAAGGCCGTCTTCAATGACGTGACCTTCCCCATCAATCCCATGATCGGCGTCATCGGCGTGGCCCCCGAAAAGGGCAAGAGCGTGCCTTGCGGCTACCCCGGCAGCCACGGCGGCAACCTGGACTGCAAGCTGATGGTCAAGGGCAACACCGCCTACTTCCCCGTGCGCGTGGAAGGTGGTCTGGTGCAGATGGGCGACATGCACGCCGTCATGGGTGACAGCGAACTGTGCGGCACCGGTCTGGAGATCAACGGTACCGTCATCGCCCGCGTGAGCGTCATCAAGAACTGCCCGCTGGAATGGCCCGTGCTGGAGACCGCCGACACCTGGTACACCATGGCCAGCGCCGCCGGCTATGAAGAAGCCCTGCGCCACGCCAGCGTGCAGATGCAGGGCCTGGTGGCTGCCGCTACCGGCTGGGATGCCACCGACGCCTACCTGTACATGTCCCTGCGCGGCGACCTGGAAGTCTGCCAGGCCTGCAAGCCCTGCGAAGTAGACCTCATCGTGCGCCTGGGCGTGCCCAAGGCCGACATGAAGCGTCCCCTGGTTGGCTAG
- the mutS gene encoding DNA mismatch repair protein MutS: MAEKTPKLTPMFEQYLRIKADYPDALLFYRMGDFYELFFDDAVTAARELQIALTSRSRDTENPVPMCGVPWHAAQAYIAQLIDKGFHVAICDQTEDPKAAKGLVQRAVTCVVTPGTVLEDANLDARSHNYLGAAFWEGHNGAFVWADISTGQWSGMEVKRLPELWQWIQKLAPRELLVPDDKELPPKCLLEGVRLLRRPVAGFDARKAERRLLEAQSVQELAALGLQNKPCLVRACGALLVYLEQTQKRRPEHLMPFQPLDLGRHMLVDDVTERNLEIFQRLNGRKGKGTLRHVLDDTMTPMGGRLLEDMLRHPWREAAPILAVQDAVALLHDDDNRRALLREALKDVYDLERLSTRVTVNRATPRDFIALGNSLAALPAVLAALTQPLDGKYPLPGQENGEDAPRVIHELLKGWDDLADCAHLLRSALVDSPPVVITDGGLFKAGYNAELDRLLDLVEHGEQKLQEELAREQQETGIAKLKLGFNRVFGYYYELSKAAHSGPVPEHFIRRQTLANAERFTTPALKELEEALLSASEKRKTLEYQLYQDLRTFMAQQRERILHMADVIAHLDYWQSLAEVGRRNGWCRPELDGSADIFIEEGRHPVVEAMIGAANFVPNNITLDARRRLCLLTGPNMAGKSTVLRQVAIICLLAQTGSMVPATRARLGLVDRLFSRVGASDNLAQGQSTFMVEMMETARILRQATKRSLVILDEIGRGTSTYDGVALAWAVVEDLAARAHGEVRTLFATHYHELTALEKRVPGVFTMNIAIREYGGDILFLHKLVPGPADRSYGVEVARLAGVPAPVVQRARAILAELEQSRGEGKRMSPQTETLALPGMEKRVAREEPPSLPIDIPAAPAAGPHPLVLLLRDLDPEELSPLAALKLIMEWKKLWADAPDTEEKHV; the protein is encoded by the coding sequence ATGGCAGAAAAAACTCCCAAGCTGACTCCCATGTTCGAGCAGTATCTGCGCATCAAGGCCGACTACCCTGATGCGCTGCTGTTCTACCGGATGGGCGACTTTTACGAGCTCTTCTTCGACGATGCCGTCACCGCGGCCCGGGAACTGCAGATCGCCCTGACCAGCCGCAGCCGGGACACGGAAAACCCCGTGCCCATGTGCGGTGTGCCCTGGCATGCCGCACAGGCCTACATCGCCCAGCTCATCGACAAGGGCTTCCATGTGGCCATCTGCGACCAGACCGAAGACCCCAAGGCCGCCAAGGGGCTCGTGCAACGGGCCGTGACCTGCGTGGTGACGCCCGGCACCGTACTGGAAGACGCCAACCTGGACGCCCGCAGCCACAATTATCTGGGAGCCGCTTTCTGGGAGGGACACAACGGGGCCTTCGTCTGGGCGGACATCTCCACGGGCCAGTGGTCCGGCATGGAGGTGAAGCGCCTGCCCGAGCTCTGGCAATGGATCCAGAAGCTGGCCCCGCGCGAGCTGCTGGTGCCGGACGACAAGGAGTTGCCGCCCAAATGCCTGCTGGAAGGCGTGCGCCTGCTGCGTCGTCCCGTGGCCGGTTTCGACGCCCGCAAGGCCGAACGCCGTTTGCTGGAAGCCCAGTCCGTGCAGGAACTGGCAGCCCTGGGCCTGCAGAACAAGCCCTGCCTCGTGCGGGCCTGCGGCGCGCTGCTGGTCTATCTGGAGCAGACCCAGAAGCGCCGCCCCGAGCATCTGATGCCCTTCCAGCCGCTGGACCTGGGCCGTCACATGCTGGTGGACGACGTGACGGAACGCAATCTGGAGATCTTCCAGCGCCTCAACGGCCGCAAGGGCAAGGGGACCCTGCGTCATGTGCTGGACGATACCATGACGCCCATGGGCGGCCGCCTGCTGGAAGACATGCTGCGGCATCCGTGGCGCGAAGCGGCCCCCATCCTGGCCGTGCAGGACGCCGTGGCCCTGCTGCACGATGATGACAACCGCCGGGCCCTGTTGCGGGAAGCCCTGAAGGACGTCTATGACCTGGAGCGCCTTTCCACGCGCGTGACGGTCAACCGGGCCACCCCGCGGGATTTCATCGCCCTCGGCAACAGCCTTGCGGCCCTGCCTGCCGTTCTGGCGGCCCTGACGCAGCCCTTGGACGGGAAATATCCGTTGCCCGGGCAGGAGAACGGGGAGGACGCGCCCCGTGTCATCCATGAGCTGCTCAAGGGCTGGGACGATCTGGCCGATTGTGCGCATCTGCTGCGCAGCGCGCTGGTGGACAGCCCGCCGGTGGTCATCACGGACGGCGGCCTGTTCAAGGCCGGGTACAATGCCGAGCTGGACCGTCTGCTGGATCTGGTGGAACACGGCGAGCAGAAGCTGCAGGAAGAGCTGGCCCGCGAACAGCAGGAGACCGGCATCGCCAAGCTCAAGCTGGGATTCAACCGGGTCTTCGGCTATTATTATGAATTGAGCAAGGCCGCGCACAGCGGGCCGGTGCCGGAACATTTCATCCGCCGCCAGACCCTGGCCAATGCCGAACGCTTCACCACGCCCGCCCTCAAGGAGCTGGAAGAAGCTCTCCTTTCCGCTTCCGAAAAACGCAAGACGCTGGAATATCAGCTCTATCAGGATCTGCGCACCTTTATGGCCCAGCAGCGGGAGCGCATCCTGCACATGGCGGACGTCATCGCCCATCTGGACTACTGGCAGAGCCTTGCCGAGGTGGGGCGCCGCAACGGCTGGTGCCGTCCCGAACTGGACGGCAGTGCCGACATTTTCATCGAGGAAGGCCGCCACCCGGTGGTGGAGGCCATGATAGGCGCGGCCAATTTCGTGCCCAACAATATCACGCTGGATGCCCGGCGCCGCCTGTGCCTGCTCACCGGTCCCAACATGGCGGGCAAGTCCACGGTGCTGCGGCAGGTGGCCATCATCTGCCTGCTGGCGCAGACCGGTTCCATGGTCCCGGCCACACGGGCGCGCCTGGGGCTGGTGGACAGGCTGTTCTCGCGTGTGGGCGCTTCGGACAATCTGGCCCAGGGGCAGAGCACCTTCATGGTCGAAATGATGGAGACGGCCCGTATCCTGCGGCAGGCCACCAAGCGCAGCCTGGTCATCCTGGACGAGATCGGGCGCGGCACCAGCACCTATGACGGTGTTGCCCTGGCCTGGGCCGTGGTGGAAGATCTGGCGGCCCGGGCGCATGGCGAAGTGCGCACCCTGTTCGCCACCCATTATCACGAGCTGACGGCGCTGGAAAAACGCGTGCCCGGCGTGTTCACCATGAATATCGCCATCCGGGAATACGGGGGCGACATCCTCTTCCTGCACAAGCTGGTGCCCGGCCCTGCGGACCGCAGCTATGGCGTGGAGGTGGCCCGCCTGGCAGGCGTGCCTGCGCCGGTGGTGCAGCGGGCACGGGCCATCCTGGCGGAACTGGAGCAAAGCCGGGGCGAGGGAAAGCGCATGTCGCCCCAGACGGAGACGCTGGCGCTTCCCGGCATGGAAAAGCGGGTCGCCCGCGAAGAGCCTCCGTCTTTGCCCATCGACATCCCTGCCGCACCGGCCGCCGGGCCGCATCCGCTGGTCCTGCTGCTGCGGGACCTGGATCCCGAGGAGCTTTCGCCGCTGGCGGCCCTCAAGCTGATCATGGAGTGGAAAAAGCTCTGGGCCGATGCTCCCGATACGGAGGAAAAACATGTCTGA
- a CDS encoding DNA-methyltransferase, with translation MDSHFQTDGISLYQGDALRVLTTLPEASVDAVLTDPPYSSGGVTLGARQADPAQKYQSSGTKKQYPPMLGDSKDQHSWIMWCTLWLGECWRIAREGAPLMVFTDWRQLPALSDAVQAAGWKWLGIVPWDKRSARPQIGKFRQQCEYVLFAVKGRFIAHTRTCLPGVYGYPVIAARKVHLTSKPVELIEDLLAVAAPQATVLDPFMGGGSVGEACIRTGRSYIGMELSPEYYEISRSRLTAVLAERT, from the coding sequence ATGGATTCTCACTTTCAAACGGACGGTATCTCGCTCTATCAGGGGGATGCCCTGCGCGTCCTCACAACCTTGCCTGAGGCAAGCGTGGACGCAGTCCTCACCGATCCGCCGTATTCCAGCGGAGGCGTCACTCTGGGGGCACGACAGGCCGACCCGGCACAAAAATATCAGTCCAGTGGAACAAAGAAGCAATATCCGCCCATGCTGGGCGATTCCAAGGATCAGCATAGCTGGATCATGTGGTGTACGCTGTGGCTCGGCGAATGCTGGCGCATTGCCCGCGAAGGTGCACCGCTCATGGTGTTCACCGACTGGAGGCAGCTTCCGGCCCTGAGTGATGCCGTGCAAGCCGCAGGGTGGAAATGGCTGGGCATCGTGCCCTGGGACAAGCGAAGTGCCCGCCCGCAAATCGGCAAGTTCCGCCAGCAGTGCGAATATGTGCTGTTCGCCGTCAAAGGGCGTTTCATTGCCCATACGCGAACCTGCTTGCCTGGCGTGTATGGCTACCCTGTGATTGCCGCCAGAAAAGTGCATCTGACCAGCAAGCCGGTGGAGCTCATCGAAGACCTGCTGGCTGTGGCGGCTCCACAGGCAACTGTCCTGGACCCGTTCATGGGCGGTGGGAGCGTGGGCGAGGCATGTATCAGGACTGGCCGGAGCTATATCGGCATGGAGCTGTCGCCAGAGTATTACGAAATCAGCCGCAGTAGGCTGACAGCCGTGCTCGCTGAACGCACATAG
- a CDS encoding DNA cytosine methyltransferase, whose amino-acid sequence MLKVGSLFSGAGLCDLGLSWAGFRHQWFCEIDPFCRMVLARYWPDIPLYEDVNTLKGSELPPVDVLCGGFPCQDVSQGGKHAGIKKGTRSGLWLEYARLIGEIRPRYVIIENVRGLLARGIEIVLQDLAEIGYDAEWEVLSAAALGAPHRRERVFVVAFPHSNGPDPERRLLSPLQRIVGEVDQPFGILAWLGIRIVGQSREAVRHAYPGPVLY is encoded by the coding sequence ATGCTGAAAGTGGGCAGCCTGTTCAGCGGAGCCGGTCTGTGTGACCTTGGCCTGAGCTGGGCGGGATTCAGGCATCAATGGTTTTGCGAAATCGACCCGTTCTGCCGGATGGTTCTCGCAAGGTACTGGCCGGACATTCCTCTTTATGAGGATGTGAATACTCTGAAAGGCTCTGAACTGCCGCCCGTGGACGTGCTCTGCGGCGGCTTCCCCTGTCAGGACGTATCCCAGGGAGGGAAACATGCGGGAATCAAGAAGGGCACGCGCAGCGGCCTGTGGCTCGAATACGCACGACTCATCGGAGAAATACGTCCCCGGTACGTCATCATCGAAAACGTCCGGGGCTTGCTCGCCAGGGGAATTGAGATCGTCCTGCAAGATTTGGCCGAGATCGGGTATGATGCGGAATGGGAAGTGCTTTCCGCAGCCGCCCTTGGTGCCCCTCATCGGCGCGAACGCGTGTTTGTTGTTGCCTTCCCCCACAGTAACGGCCCTGACCCAGAGCGTAGGCTTTTATCTCCGCTCCAAAGAATCGTGGGAGAAGTCGACCAACCTTTCGGCATACTTGCTTGGCTTGGAATACGGATTGTCGGGCAAAGCCGCGAAGCCGTCCGGCACGCATATCCCGGCCCCGTCCTTTATTGA
- a CDS encoding IS1 family transposase (programmed frameshift), with protein MQYCPKCASERIVKNGRHLERQRFRCKDCGFQFTRDTPRGRPATEKAMAILLYTLGLSFNAIARIYGVATSTVMRWVRDFAEKTYEKPSPGEAVIIELDEMWHYLHFKKNKLWLWKAYCRDTGQLIDWECGNRDQSTLARLMARLRRWSVWFFCTDNWKVYPREIPEDDLIQGKRGTVRIERNNARQRHWFARFKRKSQVVSRSLRMVDLTISLFARFHVNGQREDILSFF; from the exons ATGCAATACTGTCCAAAATGTGCGTCAGAGCGGATTGTGAAGAATGGAAGACACTTGGAGCGTCAGAGATTTCGCTGCAAAGACTGCGGTTTTCAATTTACCCGTGACACTCCCAGAGGACGACCGGCAACGGAAAAGGCAATGGCCATCCTGCTTTATACTTTGGGCCTTTCGTTTAATGCCATAGCACGTATTTATGGAGTTGCAACATCGACCGTCATGCGTTGGGTCCGGGATTTCGCTGAAAAAACTTATGAAAAGCCTTCTCCTGGGGAAGCTGTCATCATAGAACTTGATGAGATGTGGCACTATTTGCATT TCAAAAAAAACAAACTATGGCTCTGGAAAGCTTATTGTCGCGATACCGGTCAACTCATTGACTGGGAATGTGGCAATCGTGACCAAAGCACTCTTGCAAGATTGATGGCAAGGCTTCGCCGCTGGTCTGTCTGGTTCTTCTGTACCGACAACTGGAAAGTATATCCACGGGAAATACCCGAGGACGACCTCATTCAAGGAAAACGGGGAACCGTGCGAATTGAGCGAAATAATGCCCGCCAAAGACACTGGTTTGCCCGTTTCAAACGTAAATCTCAGGTGGTTTCAAGGTCCTTGCGAATGGTTGATCTCACAATATCTCTCTTTGCCAGATTTCATGTGAACGGGCAAAGAGAAGATATTTTATCATTCTTTTAG
- a CDS encoding APC family permease produces MSNTGSTDNFGYGQELKRELSFKDVFVYGMLFMVVIAPMSIYGYISKDSHMMAPFVYFVGICAMFFTALSYMKMSNRFPIAGSVYAYVQRGLNHHVGFIAGWLILLDYVFVPALLYLMTANWCVELFPATPRWMWVIVFVGINTLINVRGITYTARADWIMFYVEAVVLALFIGFGLNYVLGEGGGTGQLVMDPLYRPGEMNLQFIGLACTIACLSFLGFDGISTLAEETHRPEVTIGRATMAALLCIGFLFMLQTYVATIIQPDMSKMNPDTAFFDAAELAAGDWFRKVLLVVNILAVGIANTMNAQAATSRVLYGMSRDNVLPGVSGLFRKVHPRFQTPYIATIAVGIFSILVAELSTVEDLARLVNFGALTSFILLNLAVYNFFWRREKMRGGKALLNYVICPFCGVLILGYVWLSFDSMTQIVGFSWLAIGLVIGYVKSKGYKVVPEAFRKSDMV; encoded by the coding sequence ATGTCGAACACAGGTTCCACGGACAATTTTGGCTACGGCCAGGAGCTGAAGCGCGAACTCAGCTTCAAGGACGTATTTGTTTACGGTATGCTGTTCATGGTGGTCATCGCCCCCATGTCCATCTATGGCTACATTTCCAAAGACAGCCATATGATGGCGCCCTTTGTCTACTTTGTGGGCATCTGCGCCATGTTCTTCACGGCCCTGAGCTACATGAAGATGAGTAACCGCTTCCCCATCGCGGGCTCTGTCTACGCTTATGTGCAGCGCGGCCTGAACCACCATGTGGGCTTCATCGCCGGCTGGCTCATCCTGCTGGACTATGTGTTCGTGCCCGCCCTGCTCTATCTGATGACCGCCAACTGGTGTGTGGAACTCTTCCCGGCCACCCCCCGCTGGATGTGGGTCATCGTGTTCGTGGGCATCAATACCCTCATCAACGTCCGCGGCATCACCTATACCGCTCGTGCCGACTGGATCATGTTCTATGTGGAAGCCGTGGTCCTGGCCCTGTTCATCGGCTTCGGCCTCAACTACGTCCTTGGTGAAGGCGGCGGCACCGGCCAGCTGGTCATGGATCCCCTGTATCGCCCCGGCGAGATGAACCTGCAGTTCATCGGCCTGGCCTGTACCATCGCCTGTCTCTCCTTCCTGGGCTTTGACGGCATCTCCACCCTGGCCGAAGAGACCCACCGCCCCGAAGTGACCATCGGCCGCGCCACCATGGCCGCCCTGCTCTGCATCGGTTTCCTGTTCATGCTCCAGACCTACGTGGCCACCATCATCCAGCCCGACATGAGCAAGATGAACCCCGACACGGCCTTCTTCGACGCTGCCGAGCTCGCCGCCGGTGACTGGTTCCGCAAGGTCCTGCTGGTGGTCAACATCCTGGCCGTGGGCATCGCCAATACCATGAACGCCCAGGCCGCCACCTCCCGCGTGCTGTACGGCATGTCCCGCGACAACGTGCTGCCCGGCGTCTCCGGCCTGTTCCGCAAGGTGCATCCCCGCTTCCAGACCCCCTACATCGCCACCATCGCCGTGGGTATCTTCTCCATCCTGGTGGCCGAGCTCTCCACCGTGGAAGACCTGGCCCGCCTGGTGAACTTCGGCGCCCTGACCTCCTTCATCCTGCTGAACCTCGCCGTGTACAATTTCTTCTGGCGTCGTGAAAAGATGCGCGGCGGCAAGGCCCTGCTCAATTATGTGATCTGCCCCTTCTGCGGCGTGCTCATCCTCGGTTATGTGTGGCTCTCCTTCGACAGCATGACCCAGATCGTGGGCTTCAGCTGGCTGGCCATCGGCCTGGTCATCGGCTACGTCAAGAGCAAGGGCTACAAGGTCGTCCCCGAAGCCTTCCGCAAGAGCGATATGGTGTAA
- a CDS encoding HIT family protein gives MKQLWTPWRIEYILGPKPDSCVFCLPESRDEDEERLVLYRGRHAFVIMNKFPYSNGHIMVCPYRHVMALAQLETDETHEIMDLMQRCTLVLQEHFHCEGINIGLNQGQAAGAGIREHLHFHLVPRWNGDSSFMAVMDEVRTIPEHLRSSYAHLKPYFDRF, from the coding sequence ATGAAACAATTGTGGACGCCTTGGCGCATCGAGTACATCCTTGGTCCCAAACCGGACAGCTGTGTTTTTTGTCTTCCCGAAAGCAGGGATGAAGACGAGGAGCGACTGGTCCTGTACCGGGGCAGGCATGCTTTTGTGATCATGAACAAATTCCCGTACAGCAACGGGCATATCATGGTCTGTCCCTATCGGCATGTGATGGCGCTGGCCCAGCTTGAAACGGATGAGACGCACGAGATCATGGACCTGATGCAGCGCTGCACTCTGGTGCTGCAGGAACATTTTCACTGCGAAGGCATCAATATCGGCCTCAACCAGGGGCAGGCTGCCGGAGCCGGTATCCGGGAACATCTGCACTTCCATCTCGTGCCGCGCTGGAACGGGGATTCCTCCTTCATGGCCGTGATGGACGAGGTGCGCACGATCCCGGAACATCTGCGCAGCAGCTATGCTCATCTGAAGCCGTATTTCGACAGGTTTTGA
- a CDS encoding DnaJ family domain-containing protein, translating into MSEVSPWSVIQSIAERRIEESMAKGDFDDLPGRGKPLELEDDSHVPPELRMAYKVLRNAGCVPPELAERKEISNLADMLEHCEDEQERVRQMQKLRFMILQARMKHQRPLNLDDDTYYDRLLERLSRHDRKK; encoded by the coding sequence ATGTCTGAGGTCAGCCCCTGGTCCGTCATCCAGTCCATTGCCGAGCGCCGCATCGAAGAATCCATGGCCAAGGGCGATTTTGATGACCTTCCCGGCCGGGGCAAACCGCTGGAACTGGAAGACGACAGCCATGTTCCCCCGGAGCTGCGCATGGCCTACAAGGTGCTGCGCAACGCCGGCTGTGTGCCGCCGGAACTGGCCGAGCGCAAGGAAATCAGCAATCTGGCCGACATGCTGGAACATTGCGAGGACGAGCAGGAGCGCGTGCGCCAGATGCAGAAGCTGCGCTTCATGATCCTGCAGGCCCGCATGAAGCATCAGCGTCCCCTGAATCTTGATGACGACACGTATTACGACCGCCTGCTGGAGCGGCTTTCCCGGCACGACAGGAAAAAATAG
- a CDS encoding lipopolysaccharide assembly protein LapA domain-containing protein: protein MRYIKVLLLVLLIFFSLVFFFQNQTALSTAMTLKLNLFFVPEMTSIPLPFYFIVIVAFFVGALLAVALLLWDKMHLTARYMKSKWRVSALEREVAKLKKSLDGETARGDFLRKVSQEKAQAIEAAPAKEKAEAKPEEVTAPDPDKA from the coding sequence ATGCGCTATATAAAGGTCCTGTTACTTGTTCTGCTGATTTTCTTCAGTCTGGTCTTCTTCTTCCAGAACCAGACGGCCCTGTCGACGGCCATGACGCTCAAACTCAATCTCTTCTTCGTGCCTGAGATGACGTCCATCCCGCTGCCGTTCTACTTCATCGTCATCGTGGCCTTCTTCGTGGGCGCCCTGCTGGCGGTGGCCCTGCTGCTGTGGGACAAGATGCACCTGACGGCCCGTTACATGAAGAGCAAGTGGCGTGTGTCCGCTCTGGAACGTGAAGTGGCCAAGCTGAAGAAGAGCCTGGACGGTGAGACCGCGCGCGGCGATTTCCTCCGCAAGGTCTCCCAGGAAAAGGCCCAGGCCATCGAAGCCGCTCCCGCCAAGGAGAAGGCCGAGGCCAAGCCGGAAGAAGTGACCGCTCCCGATCCTGACAAGGCCTAG
- a CDS encoding DMT family transporter produces the protein MPGSNATGLMLALLTALFWGALPLALKHLLSTVDALSIVCLRFWVAAAWTWGLSCRHPGNSTPLGRQEKILLVLAAAGLSCNFVFFNSSVAYLSASACQILAQAGPVLLLLGSVFVLREPFLPIQGGSVIVLLGGLLLFFNTRLLELANGDMLIGMALGIMAAVVWASYGIAQKVLLRTISPGRIMRFIYLAGALALTPLSTPSAFLELDSLQTACLIFACINTIVAYGAFSTAMKNWHAAKVSAVVTTTPLFTLGLEALGALVLPQVFPLEHLGLLSLLGAVVVVLGAMGIALGPMLHLPHKRS, from the coding sequence ATGCCGGGTTCCAACGCTACCGGGTTGATGCTGGCCCTGCTCACGGCCTTATTCTGGGGGGCCCTGCCGCTGGCCCTTAAACACCTGCTTTCCACGGTGGATGCACTTTCCATCGTCTGCCTGCGCTTCTGGGTAGCTGCCGCCTGGACATGGGGCCTTTCCTGCCGACATCCCGGCAACAGCACGCCGCTGGGCCGCCAGGAAAAGATTCTGCTGGTCTTGGCCGCTGCGGGCCTGAGCTGCAACTTCGTGTTCTTCAACTCGTCGGTGGCCTACCTCAGCGCCTCCGCCTGCCAGATCCTGGCACAGGCGGGCCCCGTCCTCCTGCTGCTGGGCAGTGTGTTCGTCCTGCGCGAGCCCTTCCTCCCCATCCAGGGGGGGAGCGTCATCGTCCTGCTTGGGGGCCTTCTGCTGTTCTTCAACACCCGGCTGCTGGAGCTGGCCAACGGTGACATGCTCATCGGCATGGCGCTGGGAATCATGGCCGCCGTCGTCTGGGCCAGCTACGGCATCGCCCAGAAAGTCCTGCTGCGCACGATCTCACCCGGGCGCATCATGCGTTTCATCTATCTTGCCGGTGCCCTGGCCCTGACGCCGCTCTCCACTCCTTCGGCCTTTCTTGAGCTGGACTCGTTGCAGACGGCCTGCCTGATCTTTGCCTGCATCAATACCATCGTCGCCTACGGTGCTTTTTCCACGGCCATGAAGAACTGGCATGCCGCCAAGGTCAGCGCTGTGGTCACCACCACCCCGCTGTTCACACTTGGCCTGGAAGCCCTGGGGGCGCTGGTCCTGCCCCAGGTCTTTCCTCTGGAGCACCTGGGCCTGCTCAGCCTGCTGGGAGCTGTCGTCGTCGTGCTGGGGGCCATGGGCATCGCGCTTGGCCCCATGCTGCACCTGCCGCACAAGCGATCCTGA